From one Conexivisphaerales archaeon genomic stretch:
- a CDS encoding P1 family peptidase has product MSRSKGKDKTTLPQLACVNPTLTAVKGISVGHAMHKSEHTGCTVILLSPASPVAVDARGGYPTTFDTHGIETSKAYVKRDAIFLSGGDVFGLAAASGVQKYLVESGLASDQAGKRLPLVVGATIYDLHGSRVSRVDYASLALDACRKATPEPVKLGRVGVGAGASAGNFAGHEFSTKSGVGSSAAKIAGSITVAALVVVNSMGNIFDFGTGRVVAGAKRNGRPLSFEDFQFEYITGIKREKKKRNTTLAVVATDARLEHEELLKVAQLAHNGLAMTIRPVHTSEDGDTVFAVSTGKLEIRGQRTKYLDLIGYYSSMVVARSIVSIFKKKV; this is encoded by the coding sequence TTGTCACGCAGTAAGGGAAAGGATAAAACCACTCTTCCCCAGCTTGCCTGTGTGAACCCAACCTTAACCGCTGTCAAAGGAATCTCAGTGGGCCATGCTATGCATAAGTCAGAGCATACTGGCTGCACAGTCATTCTTTTGTCTCCTGCCTCTCCCGTCGCCGTGGATGCCAGAGGAGGCTATCCTACCACCTTTGATACTCACGGGATAGAAACTTCCAAGGCTTACGTGAAACGAGATGCAATCTTTCTCTCTGGCGGTGATGTCTTTGGCCTAGCAGCAGCTAGTGGCGTTCAGAAGTACCTAGTTGAATCAGGTCTTGCGTCTGACCAAGCTGGCAAGAGACTCCCTCTTGTTGTCGGAGCTACAATTTATGATCTGCATGGGAGCAGAGTCTCCAGAGTAGATTATGCTTCATTGGCTCTTGATGCATGCAGAAAAGCTACCCCAGAGCCAGTGAAACTGGGAAGAGTCGGAGTGGGGGCTGGAGCATCTGCAGGTAATTTTGCAGGGCACGAATTCAGCACAAAGAGCGGTGTAGGAAGCTCAGCTGCAAAGATCGCAGGAAGCATAACAGTGGCAGCGCTGGTGGTTGTTAATTCAATGGGAAATATATTCGATTTCGGAACTGGGAGAGTAGTTGCAGGGGCAAAAAGGAATGGGAGACCTTTAAGTTTTGAAGACTTTCAGTTTGAATATATAACTGGCATTAAACGTGAAAAGAAAAAGCGGAATACCACTCTGGCTGTAGTTGCAACTGACGCCAGACTGGAACACGAAGAATTATTGAAGGTGGCGCAGCTTGCACATAACGGTCTGGCCATGACAATTAGACCTGTCCACACATCAGAGGACGGAGACACAGTGTTTGCGGTTTCTACGGGCAAGCTGGAGATTCGAGGGCAAAGGACCAAGTATCTAGATCTGATAGGATACTACTCATCAATGGTTGTTGCCAGGTCTATAGTTTCCATCTTTAAGAAGAAGGTTTAA
- a CDS encoding DUF72 domain-containing protein, which produces MKVYLGCSGWSYDAWVGPFYPSGSKPADYLKLYSRVFDAVEIDSTFYRLPSSRMIQRWASSTPDNFVFTAKMPKQITHESGFEDYQKLLGYFINSMNILHGKLGCILVQLPPSFTYSKVWKKLGAFLEVLPHGFCYAIEFRHSDWFRSEVYKRLEELNITMAWSETPYTDTPPVMTTSLVYLRLVGDRSIREEQFGRIVKDRSDAIKKWAKNIKEANPDRVFAFSNNHFQGFGPATVNQLRRELGMEELNWSRTMLSYRDVGQRSLFE; this is translated from the coding sequence TTGAAAGTCTATCTCGGCTGCTCAGGGTGGAGCTACGATGCCTGGGTTGGCCCTTTCTATCCTTCAGGTTCGAAGCCTGCAGACTATCTCAAACTCTATTCAAGAGTCTTTGATGCAGTCGAGATAGATTCCACATTTTACAGATTGCCGAGCAGCCGTATGATTCAGAGATGGGCCTCTTCAACTCCTGACAACTTCGTCTTCACTGCCAAGATGCCCAAACAGATAACACATGAAAGCGGTTTCGAAGATTATCAGAAGCTTCTTGGCTACTTCATAAATTCCATGAACATATTGCATGGTAAGCTGGGCTGCATCCTGGTTCAGCTGCCACCTTCCTTCACCTATTCTAAAGTCTGGAAGAAGCTGGGCGCCTTTCTGGAGGTGCTGCCGCATGGCTTTTGCTACGCGATAGAGTTCAGGCATTCGGACTGGTTCAGGAGCGAAGTATACAAGAGGCTGGAAGAATTAAACATCACGATGGCCTGGTCCGAGACGCCTTATACTGATACCCCACCAGTCATGACTACCTCGCTTGTATACTTGAGGCTTGTAGGAGACAGGTCGATCAGAGAGGAGCAGTTCGGTAGGATTGTAAAAGACAGGTCAGATGCGATAAAGAAATGGGCGAAGAACATAAAAGAAGCAAACCCCGATAGAGTGTTCGCTTTTTCAAACAATCATTTTCAGGGCTTCGGACCTGCTACAGTTAACCAGCTCAGGAGGGAGCTTGGCATGGAAGAGTTAAACTGGTCGAGGACCATGCTCTCCTATAGAGATGTTGGACAGCGCTCGCTATTTGAATGA